A single Pseudomonas sp. HN11 DNA region contains:
- a CDS encoding type I secretion system permease/ATPase — MAKSHAVAPLFKALGEYKRILISVGCFTALINLLMLVPSIYMLQVYDRVLSSQNETTLVMLTLMVVGFFAFIGTLEVIRSFIVIRIGSQLERRFNLRVYKAAFERNLQRGQGHAGQSLGDLTHIRQFITGPALFAFFDAPWFPIYLFVIFLFNVWLGVLATAGAVLLIGLACLNEYLTKKPLGEASGYSQQSTQLATSHLHNAETIQAMGMLGALRQRWFAVHSQFLGLQNQASDTGSVVTALSKSLRLCLQSLVLGLGALLVIRGEMTAGMMIAGSILMGRVLSPIDQLIAVWKQWSSAKLAYQRLDDLLREFAPEVEQMKLPAPKGQVSFEQVSAGPPGRRMATLHQVSFNLGAGEVLGVLGASGSGKSTLARVLVGVWPTLAGTVRLDGADIHRWDRDDLGPHIGYLPQDIELFSGSIADNIARFRQADPESVVRAAQQAGVHELILRLPQGYDTVLGDNGGGLSGGQKQRVALARALYGGPRLIVLDEPNSNLDTVGEAALASAIVQMKAQGSSVVLVTHRSSALAQADKLLVLSEGHLQAFGPSQEVLRALSGQQEPPKEKPGVSFSRQYQAGRNPGA; from the coding sequence ATGGCGAAGTCCCATGCCGTCGCGCCGTTATTCAAGGCGCTGGGTGAATACAAACGTATTTTGATCAGTGTGGGCTGTTTCACTGCATTGATTAACCTGCTGATGCTGGTGCCGTCGATTTACATGCTGCAAGTGTATGACCGCGTGCTGTCCTCCCAGAATGAAACCACTCTGGTGATGTTGACGCTGATGGTCGTAGGCTTCTTCGCTTTCATCGGCACGCTCGAGGTGATCCGCAGTTTTATCGTGATTCGTATCGGCAGCCAGTTGGAGCGGCGTTTCAACCTGCGCGTGTACAAGGCCGCGTTTGAACGCAACCTGCAACGCGGGCAGGGACATGCCGGGCAATCCCTGGGCGATTTGACCCATATCCGCCAATTCATCACCGGCCCGGCGCTGTTCGCGTTTTTCGATGCGCCGTGGTTTCCCATCTACCTGTTTGTGATTTTCCTGTTCAACGTGTGGCTCGGAGTGTTGGCCACGGCGGGCGCGGTGTTGTTGATCGGACTCGCCTGCCTGAATGAATACCTGACCAAAAAGCCGCTGGGCGAGGCCAGTGGTTATTCCCAGCAATCCACGCAATTGGCCACCAGCCACTTGCACAATGCCGAGACGATCCAGGCCATGGGGATGCTCGGTGCGCTGCGCCAGCGCTGGTTTGCGGTGCATTCGCAGTTTCTCGGCCTGCAAAACCAGGCCAGTGATACCGGTTCGGTGGTGACCGCCCTGAGCAAGTCCCTGCGCCTGTGCCTGCAATCATTGGTGCTGGGCCTGGGGGCGTTGCTGGTGATCCGGGGCGAGATGACCGCCGGGATGATGATTGCCGGTTCCATTCTGATGGGGCGGGTGCTCAGCCCTATCGACCAGTTGATTGCGGTGTGGAAGCAATGGAGCTCGGCCAAGTTGGCCTACCAGCGGCTGGACGATCTGTTGCGCGAGTTTGCGCCGGAAGTCGAGCAGATGAAACTGCCGGCGCCCAAGGGCCAGGTCAGCTTCGAACAGGTCAGTGCAGGCCCGCCCGGGCGGCGGATGGCGACCTTGCATCAAGTCAGTTTCAATCTCGGCGCGGGTGAAGTGCTCGGGGTTCTTGGTGCCTCGGGCTCCGGCAAATCCACCCTGGCCCGTGTGCTGGTGGGCGTATGGCCGACGCTGGCCGGAACGGTGCGCCTGGATGGCGCGGACATTCATCGCTGGGACCGCGACGACCTCGGTCCCCACATCGGCTATCTGCCCCAGGACATCGAACTGTTCAGCGGCAGCATTGCCGACAACATCGCGCGTTTTCGCCAGGCTGATCCCGAATCCGTGGTGCGTGCCGCGCAGCAGGCCGGTGTGCATGAACTGATCCTGCGCTTGCCCCAGGGCTACGACACGGTGCTGGGCGACAACGGCGGCGGCCTGTCCGGCGGACAGAAACAGCGGGTGGCGTTGGCACGCGCGCTGTATGGCGGGCCACGCCTGATCGTGCTGGATGAGCCCAATTCCAACCTCGACACCGTCGGCGAAGCGGCCTTGGCCAGCGCCATTGTGCAGATGAAAGCCCAGGGCAGCAGCGTGGTGCTGGTGACCCATCGGTCTTCAGCGCTGGCCCAGGCCGACAAGTTGCTGGTGCTCAGCGAAGGGCATTTGCAGGCGTTCGGGCCGAGTCAGGAGGTGCTGCGGGCGTTGTCCGGCCAGCAGGAGCCGCCTAAAGAGAAACCGGGCGTGAGTTTCAGTCGTCAGTACCAGGCCGGAAGGAATCCAGGCGCATGA
- a CDS encoding protease inhibitor Inh/omp19 family protein, translating into MQCFFKVITGVLQVMFVSAGAHVMASSLVLPTSAQLAGHWQLRQQDQVCALDLLESANALAGDVACVAQWLGDKPLSWTPTPDGIWLMNAEGSGITHLNRQKEGEYKGRTPTGLEVVLKRTP; encoded by the coding sequence ATGCAGTGTTTTTTCAAAGTGATCACCGGCGTGTTGCAGGTGATGTTCGTGTCGGCAGGAGCCCACGTAATGGCGAGCAGTCTTGTATTACCCACCAGTGCCCAATTGGCCGGCCACTGGCAATTGCGTCAACAGGACCAAGTGTGCGCATTGGACCTGCTGGAGTCGGCGAATGCCCTGGCTGGTGATGTGGCCTGTGTGGCGCAATGGCTGGGTGATAAACCCCTGAGCTGGACCCCAACACCGGATGGCATCTGGTTGATGAACGCCGAAGGCAGCGGTATTACTCACCTCAATCGGCAGAAAGAAGGTGAATACAAGGGGCGTACGCCCACCGGCCTTGAAGTTGTATTGAAACGCACACCTTAG
- a CDS encoding serralysin family metalloprotease: MSKVKDKAIVSAAQASTAYSQIDSFSHLYDRGGNLTVNGKPSYTVDQAATQLLRDGAAYRDFDGNGKIDLTYTFLTSASSSTMNKHGISGFSQFNAQQKAQAVLAMQSWADVANVTFTERASGGDGHMTFGNYSSGQDGAAAFAYLPGTGAGYDGTSWYLTNNSYTPNKTPDLNNYGRQTLTHEIGHTLGLAHPGDYNAGNGNPTYNDATYGQDTRGYSLMSYWSESNTHQNFSKGGVEAYASGPLIDDIAAIQKLYGANYNTRAGDTTYGFNSNTGRDFLSATSNADKLVFSVWDGGGNDTLDFSGFTQNQKINLNEASFSDVGGLVGNVSIAKGVTVENAFGGAGNDLIIGNNAANVIKGGAGNDLIYGGGGADQLWGGAGSDTFVFGASSDSKPGAADKIFDFTSGSDKIDLSGITKGAGLTFVNAFTGHAGDAVLTYTAGTNLGTLAVDFSGHGVADFLVTTVGQAAVSDIVA, from the coding sequence ATGTCAAAAGTAAAAGACAAGGCTATCGTGTCGGCGGCGCAAGCCAGCACCGCTTACTCGCAAATCGATAGCTTCAGCCATCTGTACGATCGTGGCGGCAACCTCACGGTCAATGGCAAACCCTCCTATACCGTTGACCAGGCAGCAACCCAACTGCTGCGCGACGGCGCCGCGTACCGGGACTTTGACGGCAACGGCAAGATCGACCTGACCTACACCTTCCTGACCTCGGCCTCTTCGAGCACCATGAACAAACATGGCATCTCGGGTTTCAGCCAGTTCAACGCCCAGCAGAAAGCACAGGCCGTATTGGCCATGCAATCCTGGGCGGATGTGGCCAACGTCACCTTTACCGAGAGAGCCAGCGGCGGTGACGGCCACATGACCTTCGGCAACTACAGCAGCGGCCAGGACGGCGCCGCGGCCTTCGCCTACCTGCCCGGCACCGGCGCAGGCTACGACGGCACCTCGTGGTACCTGACCAACAACAGCTACACGCCAAACAAGACCCCGGACCTGAACAACTATGGCCGGCAGACCCTGACCCACGAAATCGGCCACACTCTGGGCCTGGCTCACCCTGGCGACTACAACGCCGGCAACGGCAACCCGACCTACAACGACGCGACCTATGGACAGGACACGCGCGGCTACAGCTTGATGAGCTACTGGAGCGAGAGCAACACCCACCAGAACTTCAGCAAAGGCGGCGTCGAAGCTTACGCGTCCGGCCCGCTGATCGACGACATCGCGGCGATCCAGAAGCTCTACGGCGCCAACTACAACACCCGTGCCGGCGACACCACCTACGGCTTCAACTCCAACACCGGGCGTGATTTCCTCAGCGCCACCTCCAATGCTGACAAGCTGGTGTTCTCGGTGTGGGACGGGGGTGGCAACGACACCCTGGACTTCTCCGGCTTCACCCAGAACCAGAAGATCAACCTCAATGAAGCGTCGTTCTCCGACGTTGGCGGCCTGGTGGGCAATGTGTCCATCGCCAAGGGCGTGACCGTCGAGAATGCGTTCGGCGGTGCGGGTAACGACCTGATCATCGGCAACAACGCGGCCAACGTCATCAAGGGTGGGGCCGGCAACGACCTCATCTACGGCGGCGGCGGTGCGGACCAGTTGTGGGGCGGCGCGGGCAGCGACACTTTTGTGTTCGGTGCCAGTTCCGACTCCAAGCCAGGCGCTGCGGACAAGATCTTTGACTTTACCTCAGGTTCCGACAAGATCGACCTGTCCGGCATTACCAAGGGCGCAGGTCTGACCTTCGTCAATGCCTTCACCGGGCATGCCGGCGATGCTGTACTGACCTACACCGCAGGCACCAATCTGGGCACCTTGGCAGTGGACTTCTCCGGGCACGGCGTGGCGGATTTCCTCGTCACCACCGTCGGCCAGGCTGCGGTCAGCGACATCGTGGCGTGA
- a CDS encoding DmpA family aminopeptidase yields the protein MRARQLGITLGLGTPGEWNAITDVPGVRVGHSTIRRLLDGTNVRTGVSVIQPRAGEARQQPCFAGYHVLNGNGDATGLEWVNEAGLLTTPLAITNTHSIGIVRDSLIALERERLADPAVYWCMPVVMETYDGLLNDIWGQHVGPEHVREAVVNAETGPVQEGAVGGGTGMICHEFKGGIGTASRRLPAEQGGWTVGVLVQANHGKRQELRVDGYPVGRQLMEIPSPFAEQGTPGMGSIVVILATDAPLLPHQCQRLAQRASIGIARTGGGTEDSSGDLFLAFATGNQDLPTADYARKGLPFSSTLQMVNNDHISPLFSAAAEAVEEAIINAILAGEDMLTDRGVLVPGLKGDTLLAALGKTGWSLSR from the coding sequence ATGCGCGCACGTCAATTGGGCATTACGTTGGGGCTGGGCACGCCCGGAGAGTGGAACGCCATCACCGATGTGCCGGGTGTTCGGGTCGGGCACAGCACGATCAGGAGGCTTCTCGACGGCACGAATGTGCGTACCGGCGTCAGCGTGATCCAGCCGCGCGCCGGGGAGGCCCGCCAGCAACCGTGTTTCGCCGGCTACCATGTGCTCAATGGCAACGGTGATGCCACCGGCCTTGAGTGGGTCAACGAAGCGGGGCTGTTAACCACGCCGCTGGCCATCACCAACACCCACAGCATCGGCATTGTGCGCGACAGCCTGATCGCCCTGGAACGCGAGCGCCTGGCCGACCCAGCGGTGTACTGGTGCATGCCGGTGGTGATGGAAACCTACGACGGCCTGCTCAACGATATCTGGGGCCAGCACGTCGGCCCCGAGCATGTGCGTGAAGCCGTGGTCAACGCCGAAACCGGGCCTGTGCAGGAAGGTGCGGTTGGTGGCGGTACCGGCATGATCTGCCATGAGTTCAAGGGCGGCATCGGCACAGCCTCGCGGCGCTTGCCGGCAGAGCAGGGTGGCTGGACCGTCGGCGTGCTGGTGCAGGCCAACCATGGCAAACGCCAGGAACTGCGGGTGGATGGCTACCCGGTGGGGCGCCAGTTGATGGAAATTCCTTCGCCCTTTGCCGAGCAAGGTACGCCGGGCATGGGCTCGATCGTGGTAATCCTGGCTACCGACGCACCGCTGTTGCCGCACCAGTGCCAACGTTTGGCGCAACGTGCGTCCATTGGGATTGCGCGGACCGGTGGCGGCACCGAGGATTCCAGTGGTGACCTGTTCCTGGCGTTTGCGACTGGCAACCAGGATTTGCCGACGGCTGACTACGCACGCAAGGGCCTGCCGTTCAGCAGCACCTTGCAGATGGTCAACAACGACCATATTTCACCGCTGTTCAGTGCGGCGGCGGAGGCTGTGGAGGAGGCCATCATCAACGCGATCCTGGCCGGGGAAGACATGCTCACCGATCGCGGGGTTCTGGTGCCTGGGCTGAAGGGCGACACGCTGCTGGCGGCACTCGGCAAGACGGGCTGGAGTCTGTCCCGGTAA
- a CDS encoding M10 family metallopeptidase C-terminal domain-containing protein, translated as MSSVQSLPNAATWNRSENGVPTIRGTDNHERLNAVPDVDPVLLGGDGDHLIGEKEENIFRFEHPSYTTTTLFDFNPKAEEIDVADLLKNYNITAIHIQDKYPKNVGDVQFSYDTSGVSTLTIKVSDEGPDFVLHVDNFKLLPQHVNFFNQG; from the coding sequence ATGTCTTCAGTACAAAGTCTTCCAAATGCCGCAACCTGGAACAGATCGGAAAACGGCGTCCCGACAATACGTGGCACTGATAATCATGAGCGGTTGAATGCCGTGCCCGACGTAGATCCAGTGCTGTTAGGAGGTGACGGTGACCACCTGATCGGAGAAAAGGAGGAGAATATATTCAGATTTGAACATCCCTCCTATACAACCACCACGCTTTTCGACTTCAACCCCAAGGCGGAGGAAATTGATGTTGCCGATCTCTTAAAAAATTACAATATTACGGCTATACATATTCAGGATAAGTACCCGAAAAACGTAGGGGATGTGCAGTTCTCATACGATACTTCTGGTGTAAGTACGCTCACTATAAAAGTCAGTGATGAGGGGCCGGATTTCGTGCTGCATGTCGATAACTTTAAATTACTGCCTCAGCACGTGAATTTCTTTAATCAAGGTTGA
- a CDS encoding polyamine ABC transporter substrate-binding protein produces MKAIALLPLMWVASISQAAETVKIYNWSDYIAPDTTKNFQKETGIGFTYDVYDSNETLDGKLMTGKSGYDVVFPSNHFMARQIQGGALKKLDKSQLPNWKNLNPVLLKALENNDPGNAHGFPYLWGSTGIGYNIDKVKAVLGDNAPVDSWDLIFKPENMAKLQKCGVAILDNGPELLPAALNYLGLPHHSKQPEDYKKAEDLLMKVRPYVAYFHSSKYTADLANGDICVAVGFSGDILQAESRAKEAKNGVKIGYNIPKEGAAIWFDMVAMPADAPDEKAGYAFMNYLLRPEVMASITNYVHYANGNEAADSLVDPAIKADTKVYPSPEMMGKLFALEAMPLNIDRVRTRVWNTIRTGR; encoded by the coding sequence ATGAAAGCCATTGCCCTGTTGCCCTTGATGTGGGTGGCCTCTATCAGCCAGGCCGCCGAGACGGTGAAAATCTACAACTGGTCGGACTACATTGCGCCGGACACCACCAAGAACTTCCAGAAAGAAACCGGCATCGGTTTCACCTACGACGTGTATGACAGCAATGAAACCCTGGACGGCAAGTTGATGACCGGTAAATCCGGCTACGACGTGGTGTTCCCGTCCAACCATTTCATGGCGCGGCAGATCCAGGGCGGCGCGTTGAAGAAGCTAGACAAGAGCCAGTTGCCCAACTGGAAAAACCTTAATCCGGTGTTGCTCAAGGCCCTGGAAAACAATGACCCAGGCAATGCCCATGGCTTCCCGTACCTGTGGGGCAGCACCGGCATCGGCTACAACATCGACAAGGTCAAGGCGGTGCTCGGCGATAATGCCCCGGTGGATTCCTGGGATTTGATCTTCAAGCCTGAGAACATGGCCAAGCTGCAGAAATGCGGCGTGGCGATTCTGGATAATGGCCCGGAGCTGCTGCCCGCGGCGCTCAACTACCTGGGTTTGCCGCACCACAGCAAGCAGCCTGAGGACTACAAGAAGGCCGAAGATCTGCTGATGAAAGTGCGGCCTTATGTGGCGTACTTCCACTCCTCGAAATACACCGCTGACCTGGCAAATGGTGATATCTGTGTGGCGGTCGGCTTCTCCGGCGACATCCTGCAGGCGGAAAGCCGTGCCAAGGAAGCCAAGAACGGTGTGAAGATTGGCTACAACATTCCCAAGGAAGGTGCCGCTATCTGGTTTGACATGGTCGCCATGCCTGCTGATGCGCCGGACGAAAAAGCCGGGTATGCGTTCATGAACTACCTGTTGCGTCCGGAGGTGATGGCCAGCATCACCAACTACGTGCATTACGCCAATGGCAACGAAGCCGCCGACAGCCTGGTGGACCCGGCGATCAAGGCGGATACCAAGGTGTACCCGAGCCCGGAAATGATGGGCAAGCTGTTCGCGCTGGAGGCAATGCCATTGAATATTGATCGGGTACGTACGCGTGTGTGGAACACAATTCGAACAGGGCGCTGA
- a CDS encoding cupin domain-containing protein, with protein MSITQFKDTLNAHLPDSSPVAVPLGEPIAVASTLSVERNDGVETGIWECTPGVWRRQINSQEFCHFIQGRCTFTPDNGEIVHIQAGDALMLPANSTGIWDIQETVRKTYVLIL; from the coding sequence ATGAGCATCACTCAATTCAAAGACACGCTGAACGCTCACCTGCCGGACTCGTCACCTGTCGCCGTGCCATTGGGCGAGCCCATCGCCGTGGCCTCTACCCTGAGCGTGGAGCGCAACGACGGCGTCGAAACCGGCATTTGGGAGTGTACCCCAGGCGTCTGGCGTCGCCAGATCAACTCCCAGGAGTTTTGCCACTTTATCCAGGGCCGCTGCACCTTCACCCCTGACAACGGGGAAATCGTCCACATACAAGCCGGTGATGCACTGATGTTGCCGGCCAACAGCACCGGTATCTGGGATATCCAGGAAACCGTGCGCAAGACTTACGTATTGATTCTGTAA
- a CDS encoding NAD(P)/FAD-dependent oxidoreductase — MPAWRTISLWMDQLDDPLHARPSLEHDLDVNVAIIGAGYTGLWTAYYLKRQAPELKIAIIEAQTAGFGASGRNGGWLMGNLLGEDRLLAGLNPQQRRASFDLLHAIPDDVAQVLQREGIDCDYRKGGALYCAARYPEQEGSLRRYLDKLYAQGLTEADYRWLGPQQLAEQIRIAKPYGGIYAPHVATIHPAKLVRGLARVVESMGVTIYENSPVTHWQSGSLRTTRAGVRAAWVVPAVEGYATTLPPLGRYQLPVQSLIVATEPLPASTWDEIGLGHGQAFGESSRQVTYGQRSADNRLVFGARGGYQFAGKLRHNFDLTDSEVDLRRYLFGELFPQLKHVKITHSWGGNLGMSRNFRPHMLCDHKTGIALSGGYGGEGVGATNLGGRTLADLILGRDTPLTHQPWVIRERGLDALKPWEPEPCRWLGYNAIIRSFVHEDHVLANPNTARWRRKLATGVAGFMEGFMH; from the coding sequence ATGCCGGCATGGCGCACTATCAGTTTATGGATGGACCAATTGGACGACCCGCTGCACGCGCGGCCGTCGCTGGAACATGATCTGGATGTCAACGTGGCCATCATCGGCGCTGGTTACACGGGGCTATGGACCGCGTATTACCTGAAGCGTCAGGCACCCGAGCTGAAAATCGCGATTATCGAGGCACAAACCGCCGGTTTTGGCGCGTCTGGTCGCAACGGCGGCTGGCTGATGGGTAACCTGCTGGGCGAAGACCGATTGTTGGCGGGCCTGAATCCTCAACAGCGACGTGCCTCGTTTGACCTGTTGCACGCCATCCCTGACGATGTGGCTCAAGTGCTGCAACGTGAGGGCATCGACTGCGACTACCGCAAGGGCGGCGCCCTGTACTGCGCTGCGCGCTATCCCGAGCAGGAAGGCAGTCTGCGGCGCTACCTGGACAAACTCTACGCCCAAGGCCTGACGGAAGCCGACTATCGCTGGCTCGGTCCGCAGCAACTGGCCGAACAGATCCGCATTGCCAAGCCTTATGGCGGTATTTATGCGCCCCATGTAGCGACCATCCACCCCGCCAAGCTGGTGCGCGGGCTGGCGAGGGTAGTTGAAAGCATGGGCGTGACGATCTACGAGAACAGCCCGGTGACCCACTGGCAGTCCGGCAGCCTGCGTACGACGAGGGCCGGTGTGCGTGCGGCGTGGGTGGTGCCTGCGGTGGAGGGCTACGCCACTACCTTGCCGCCCCTGGGCCGCTATCAACTACCGGTGCAAAGCCTGATCGTAGCCACCGAACCTCTGCCGGCCAGCACCTGGGATGAAATAGGCCTGGGCCACGGCCAAGCCTTTGGCGAAAGCAGCCGACAGGTCACTTACGGCCAGCGATCAGCGGACAACCGGCTGGTGTTTGGCGCGCGGGGTGGCTATCAGTTCGCCGGTAAGCTACGGCACAACTTCGATTTGACCGACAGCGAAGTGGACCTGCGTCGCTATCTGTTCGGTGAGCTTTTCCCACAGCTCAAGCACGTAAAGATTACCCACTCGTGGGGCGGCAACCTCGGCATGTCGCGCAACTTCCGACCGCACATGCTCTGCGACCACAAGACCGGCATCGCGCTGTCTGGCGGGTATGGCGGGGAGGGTGTTGGCGCCACCAACCTGGGCGGTCGCACCTTGGCCGATCTGATCCTGGGCCGTGACACGCCGTTGACCCACCAACCCTGGGTGATCCGCGAGCGTGGTCTGGATGCGCTCAAACCCTGGGAACCCGAGCCGTGCCGCTGGTTGGGCTACAACGCGATCATTCGCAGTTTTGTCCATGAAGACCACGTGTTGGCCAACCCCAATACCGCCCGGTGGCGTCGCAAGCTGGCGACCGGGGTGGCTGGGTTCATGGAAGGTTTCATGCACTAA
- a CDS encoding helix-turn-helix transcriptional regulator, which produces MPAIAPDDDSQHSQATRELVLRHHLCWRHRDLEGVISYYHPDIQYHDFFQNRVVGFAELRDYLQASMPREADEAIEHIDRIRADGNTAFIQYRITLRGGHGLVSFRTSEAITVRDGLIWRVNEYASLVHEQPAQTARPSVSRLGLSPQQLGHMANDLQQYFERKQPYLDPELDLQRVSKECGYSRNQISYLLNQVLGQSFYRYVNQARLQHLLATLDQALPPIKVDDLAFAAGFNSLSAFYSAFRQHTGQSPKAYVKQISLRARAQDSQ; this is translated from the coding sequence ATGCCCGCCATCGCCCCAGACGATGACTCCCAGCACTCCCAAGCCACACGCGAGCTGGTGCTGCGTCACCACCTGTGTTGGCGCCATCGGGACCTGGAGGGGGTAATCTCCTACTACCATCCTGACATCCAATACCACGACTTTTTCCAGAACCGTGTCGTCGGTTTCGCCGAACTGCGTGATTATCTGCAAGCCAGCATGCCGCGCGAAGCCGATGAAGCGATTGAGCACATTGATCGTATTCGTGCTGATGGGAACACCGCGTTCATCCAATACCGCATTACCTTGCGTGGCGGCCACGGCCTGGTGTCGTTTCGCACCAGCGAAGCCATCACGGTACGTGACGGGTTGATCTGGCGCGTCAACGAGTACGCTTCCCTGGTGCATGAGCAGCCCGCGCAGACAGCACGGCCCTCGGTCAGCCGCCTCGGCTTGTCGCCCCAGCAATTGGGGCATATGGCCAATGACTTGCAGCAGTACTTTGAACGCAAGCAACCCTACCTCGACCCGGAGCTGGATCTGCAACGGGTGTCGAAGGAGTGTGGCTACAGCCGCAATCAGATTTCCTACCTGCTGAACCAGGTGCTGGGGCAAAGCTTCTATCGCTATGTCAACCAGGCCAGGCTTCAGCATTTGCTGGCCACGCTGGACCAGGCCCTACCACCGATCAAGGTCGACGACTTGGCGTTTGCTGCCGGATTCAACTCGCTGTCGGCGTTCTATAGCGCGTTCCGCCAGCACACGGGTCAGTCGCCAAAGGCCTACGTCAAACAAATTTCCCTGCGTGCACGCGCGCAAGACAGCCAATAA
- a CDS encoding DUF1652 domain-containing protein has translation MNKVGNMNKVTFPNACQLMRWHFHPMGFEGSMDAPGSMIARLFDRASGETLIAIAGIPCATVMNAADVERIIEAVEDELESFVPPMSLRA, from the coding sequence ATGAACAAGGTGGGCAACATGAACAAAGTGACATTCCCCAACGCCTGCCAGCTGATGCGTTGGCATTTTCATCCGATGGGCTTCGAGGGCAGCATGGATGCGCCCGGCAGCATGATCGCCCGTCTGTTCGACCGCGCCAGCGGGGAAACGCTGATTGCCATCGCCGGCATCCCCTGCGCCACTGTGATGAATGCCGCCGATGTGGAACGCATCATCGAGGCGGTGGAAGATGAGCTGGAGTCGTTTGTGCCGCCGATGTCATTAAGGGCCTGA